A stretch of DNA from Oreochromis aureus strain Israel breed Guangdong linkage group 23, ZZ_aureus, whole genome shotgun sequence:
GTTCAGGATCAGTAGAGTTGACATCATCACTGAGGGTCATTGTACAGAAGTGAAAACAGGATGAAGCTACAGACTGCTTCAGTGATTCAGGACTTTGAGTCATTTGCATTGTAAAGATTTTTTCAAATTGTTATTTCAATTTGGGgggtttatattattttatttctgtatttagttattagttttacaaaaaaaactaacagCATCACCTTTAGAAGTGTTGTCACTGAGTAATTACTGAAGCTGTCTCCGCTGAGTGAGAAGTAGCGCCCTCTGCAGTTTCTGTGTAGAATTGAAAAAGCCTACAGCTCCCAGTATTCCCATCCAAATACTGACCAGGCCCGACCCTGTTtggcttccgagatcagacgagaccgggcgtgttcagggtggtatggccgtaagcgaAAGAAACGGAAATAGCCTTTTTATACATGCTGTGACgacacatacacgcttacatttTAATCTTCTATATATAACTTAGTCTCCAAACGACAAAATTTTTTTACTTCCAAATCGTCCTAACACACTGTGTGCTCTCTGTCACTTTAACACTGCGCTGTAATAAACttaaataaatgtgttattatGGAGATGTTACTGCGGGAAAAGCATTTTTGCAGCTCAATGTTGAAGCTGCAGTTAATAACGAAGGTTTGAATGTTTTCGTTGTAATGTGTGACGTTTAGCACAATAATATACATCAAACTGTGTGACATTTGCCACCGATAAAAGGTCTTTTATACAACTGTTCCCtcgcttacggccataccaccctgaacacgcccgatctcgtctgatctcggaagctaagcagggtcgggcctggtcagtacttggatgggagaccgcctgggaataccaggtgctgtaagctatTGCACTTCGacacacaaactgcagagggCGCTGTTGCTCACTCAGTGGAGAACACCGTTTCTCTTTTCTTCACTGATCTCCACCTGGTAGTGGTTTTGAAATAATCAACTGTGAGGCGAGAGAAAAGAgtaaaatagtttattttatcagtaaagaTCAACAGAAGGCACGAATAACAGTATCCAAGGGCAGAAGAGAGACCAGTGTCAGTATGTTATACAACCATGTGATCAGATAGCAAAATATACCTTTACATCCACCATCTAGCTGCAGGAGTTCATGAGTAAATCCTTGGAAGGCTGAAGAAATACTTTAGCAGGAAAAAATCGCAGCCTTTTGCAAAAATATATCCATATATAATTATACACTTTTTCTACACATCGAAGCAAATAAACTCTACAAAATGCAGAAAACTATCCGAGGACATAAACTGCTGATGCATTCATAAGAAAGTCCATGCTTATTATTCGCATCAGAGTATCACTGAATCAAAAATAGAAGCAGTACCTTTGTCAAAAACAGCAATAGGAAAAACTTACGAGTCCATAGAAAGCCAAAAAATATCAGCTTTGAAAACAAGAAGAGGTAcacaaaacatttcaaactgaTGTTTATAGGAGAATTCATAGGTCTGAAAATACAAGTCAGTCCCTTTCAAGCAGAAACAGTAAAGGAATGCCATGGCTTTGAGATACTTTTTGGTTGTAATACAAATCCCAGAGTTCACAAGCAAGAGGACTACAGAGATGGCCATGCTACAAAAAATACAACTGGCATCAAGACCACTGTCACTAACAAAAAGAAGTTTAAAGATAAAAATGgagcattttgaaaaaaaaaaaaaaaagcttggggggaaaaaaaaaaaaaaaaaaaaaaaaaaaaaaaagcatcaatcCTACAATAAAAAGTTGGAATAATTCAagaaccaaaaaaccccccccaaaaaactgtcATTGTAATTTAACCAGCCTCATTTTGCTACAACTGCCTATTCCATACAATAAATCTGACTCAATACCATTTCACCCATCACAATTTTTCCAATAGTAAAGCCTTCTCCTTCTAGAAACATGTTGTAATCTTATTGACTGCTCAAATGCAAACTAATCTTAAAATTCCAGGTATTTTTAGAATAATATAATACGTGAAACCAAATCAGAACTTCAATGAGTTTGTGTTCATTTTCTGAGTTTAAACATCTCAGTTATTCTCTTTTTAGCTTTCTGGCTTAACAATaatttcaaacaaaaaaacaaaacaaaacaaaccaaacaaacaaacaaacaaacaaacaaacaaacaaaaacactttactTCTCCAAATCTTGCGTCTTTGTGACAGATAACGTAGGtatacatacaaaaaaaaaaattctcaaacACTGCTCTGTAAATATAGGTTACATCGTGTTAAAAATAACTTCAGCTGCCAGGCTGTGGAGTCTAGTACGGGTAGCCGTCAGGGAGGCCCAGTCTTTGGATGCACTGCTCCGTTCCTTCAGCCAGATAAGGCCCGTCATCTTCATAGCTGGGGAGGTGTGGGCCTTCGTCCTCGCTAGGAGGTAGGACAGCATCCGGGTCAGGCTTGAGACTTGGCCTCTGATTGTCTGGGAAAGCCATGGAGAAAAGCGCCTCGGGGTTGCACACAAACTTGTAGACATACCGCTCACCGGCCACCTGCAGAAGGAATTAGAGTTgagaaatcaaaaatcaaacaaaagtaaTCCCTCAAAAATTTGGaaataaatgacaaaatgttgaGGACGGAAAACTGCAGTTTCTCTAacggccacttgaggctggttTAAACAGAGAGTCAGTCTCCATGGACTTCAGTGTTTAAATGcccaaaacagcagaaataaacactgaTGATGTTTAATAGCCtggcacaaataaataaaatataaaatactgcctttcataaaaattataaaaaataatttcaactcctttttaaaactcaaaacatTAAACTGGATGGCTTTCAGATGTGCTTTATTAGAGGCTAAGATTAGATACCAGAGGTCACAAACTCAGTGCTTCAGTGTATGAGCCCATTCACTAGCATCTTTTATAGTTTGTGATTACAACATAGGAGTAAAGGAAGACTCAAGTTGAACATGACCTGCCTTTACCTTCTGCATAATGCCCTTTTCATAATAGTACCGCAGCGAGCGACTCAGCTTATCGTAGTTCATGGCAGGTCGATTCTTCTGGATCCCCCAGAGCCGAGCCACCTAAACACATGATGGGGAGGGGAGGGAAAATTAATATATtgctttaaaatgttgtttttcagtCTTAAGAATATTAAGCTTCTCAAAGTTCCACATTAGGTATGCAGTAGCTGACCTCTTCGGGGTCAATCAGCTTGAACTCCATGTTTCGCCCCGTCCAGATGATCAGGTGTGCATTGGCTGGGTTGTCCAGGAGTGTGAGCAGGAACTGCCACAGCTGCAGGGAGCCACGGCGCTGGTATGGTAGACCCTCCTGTTTCACTTTACCTGGTGAAGACACGCAGAAGTCACCTAACTGCTTTTCTGCCGTTTTGCACACAATACCACCAGCTCACAGCACATTGTTTTGGAAGTCCGTGTCTTACCTTCCAGCCTTTCCGGCACAACACATGTGTCATCATAGTACAGACACGGCTCTCTGTCTGGACCAAATCCTGTGGAGCAAAGAATAGAGTAAAAAGGCTGTGGAAGCATGAAAAGGCATTTTTAAACCTAGGACACACAAACTCACCTGCACTGTTATTTTGGTACAAAGCAGAAGACTTCTCAAAGGATGACGACTGGCATGTTTGAACCTCTGAAAGGCACAAAAGTCACAAATCTTCATAAACTGCAAGCAAATGTAAAGTGTCTGAGCCTAGGCCTGTAGTTATTTGAGTGTTTCACTTATGGTAAGACTGCCTGTTACCCTAACAGACATGAATACATTTTATTCAGATGCCGTCGCCACACTAGGTAATGGTAACATACCTGAGTCATAGCCAAAGTCCCTTGGCTCTTGTTTAATTGTGACATGGTTGAAGGCAGTCTGAGGACGTGCCAGACCTGAAGTAGGAGGCCCTGGCTCTGGATATCTTGGGTCTACCAGTTCTTGTTTAAAACCCCGGGGAGCGTGGGGAACCAGAGGCTCTGAAAGGTGGCGCTGATACATCGGCCTCCCGTCACGGATGGTGGGATGGTACGGTGTGTTTGCGGTCTTCTTTGGAGGAAGGAAAGACAGGCAGGGATCCGACAGCTGCCGCTGGAACCTGAAGTGTGGAAAGAAGTGGATGTTTAAAGGTTTAaggcatgcatgcacacatacatacatatttttttatatatatgtatacgtacatatgtatacacacacacacacacacacacacatatatatacatatagttttttttaaacttacctttgttctgCGTTGAATGACACACTGGAGGAGCCAATGGGAGGATGTGGCATAGCAAACTGCTGGCTTTGATTGGCCTGTGGAAGGTTGCGGAGGTGGGAGGGGCTGAGGGCAGGAGCATGGTTTGGGGAGCAGCTGTTGGTCAGCTGGGGGGTAGATGGCTGTAACTGCCTCTGTAAAGGTGGAGGTCCAGTAGGGTGGATGGAGCCACGTTGTTGTACTGCAGGTGTGGAGGCTGGAGTCAGAGCGGGCTCACAGGCACTGAGGAAACCAGATAACACCACATAATCCAAGAGTCAGTctgccgtgtgtgtgtggtggcgGTAGTAGTAGTATTGCAGTATACCACACACAGGTTTAAAGACATGAACGGGTTACCTGTAGCTGTAAAGGCACATGTCAGCCTGAGGCATTCTGCAGGGAGAGAAGTCTTTGGACGGACTCTGTTCACGCTTCACTTTGCTGGCGGCCAGTCCATGAAACAtcactgcaaaaacaaacaaacaaaaaaaaaaaccagacagGCAATTACTACATGCATGTTTGCAGAGCATGGAATGAACGTCCTTACTTTAGACGGCCAAGTGGACTGCTTCAAAGATTagtcttaaaactttcctttttgataaagcttatagttcgGGCAGAATCAGGTGATAAGCTTAGGCTACTcagggcttcccatgatgcagtgTTTCTTCTCaactcactgtgtgtttgtacaACACTTTGCATGTCCACAGTGTCTCttctgtcctgtctccctcccctcaacCCCAATGCCTCAgtgcagatggccacccctctCCAAGTTTgattctgccggaggtttcttcctgttaaaagggagtttctccttcccactgtcaccaagtgcttgctcacagggggtcatctAATTGTTCAGTTTTCCCCACCTGTGTTATTTCAGTTCTTTAACTTCCaatatcataaaaataaaaacaaaataataattaaaaaaaaaagttcacaaaacacagacatgaTTTTGAGGGAGAAAAAATGCAAGGCAACACATGTTGTAATTACACAAATCATAATATTGTACATATGTGTTTAGCATTAGTTTTCACAGCAGCCTTTCCATCGTAAGCTTTATTTTTGCCTGCttctggggggtttttttgcagcCCTTTTTTTTTGGCTGGTATTACAAGTATATCAACATCAGTCTTTATCTCAAAACAGTGTTTTTTGCTGTTCGGCAGCTCAAAAGAGTAAAATTGAATGTTCTGTAACCCTATTCAGTGCCAAGTCCTTTTAATTGACTTCATCATCAGTCTCCTCTGCCACAATCATCTTTTGCACAGTTACGCAAGTCTCACACTCCTAATTTGCCTCCAACTGCCTAGTGTTGGATCCCTGGTGAGCGTAATGGTTAGACAGTTAGGATTACACAACATTACCTCTGGGAACACAGGGTGGGAAAATAATGTGTTTGTTGAAGCAGCTCTTCCATAACCAACACACACTCGAGACTTAAATGGCAGCTTTGGTGGAAACATTTGCCTGCTGGTGTGGCAGAACGGCTTCAGATCCAAATTAGAGTTTACTGCCAGCGTTTCAGACCCTGAACATTTCCCTCGTAACCCTTATCTGCTCATGTCGATAATTTAGTAGCCATCACACCTCGCATTAAATAGACAAGCTCTGCATGTCTTTAAGTTGCGCTCTTCCAGTTTGCAATGCAGGCTTGCCATTTAGCAGAAAGTTTTTCCTTCATCGTCCCTTTCAGTGTTTGTTCCCCACTCCTGCGTCTCTGAAAGAAAGGAAGCCCACCCCTATCTGATCTAAGCTTTCCAGGAATCTGTAGAGATTCTCATCAGTATGCTGCGCAGATGACGCCACGCCGCTAATGTTTCCATCCACGACATGGTCTCCGTCAGCTTTATTGTCCGCACGGGGAGTCGTTGTGTTGAAGGAGCTATGATTACGGCAGCAATAAGTATATGCAATACGTGTTTGGCAGGAGCACTAAACGCACCATTTCCTCACCGCCTGCCTTATCTGTAACACTTTtaagtacagtattttttttattttttatctcgCCTCATTTCCTCTGGCATGTGATGACTATCATTTAACTGGCAATGCTCCAAGGTGAGTGGAAACACCAGCGAATGCGAGCGCTGTAAACAACTGGTTTTACACCAGTGACCTTTGAGATCACAAGTCACAATCTGGTAGTTCAGCTGGGCTTATCCATTTGCCATGAAAGAGCAGGAAACTGCACAGATCCTCAATGAGAGCCAACAGCTGACAGTGCAATGTGATCGCACGTGCCACCCCTCTTATATCCAACTCCACTTTAAAGACCAAATTCCAACGCTCAGTTCCAGACCAATCATATAGCTCTCACAAAAACTCTGGTGCATAAATAATGTGCACCACTGCTAAAATCTGAAATGGCGATCTCTCCAAACATCCAAGAAGAAGCAGGTACTCACAGTTATTGGACTGGAAATCGGGGACAAACTGCTCGTCATCAGTAGCTTGAGCTGAGAGGGAGGAAAAGACATGCCGTTTAAGGACCCCTCTCATCAACTATCACACATCATTTGTATAATGTGGGATGCTCACCTTCGGCGATCCATATTTCTTGGAGCTGACTCAGGTCTTGGAATAGCTCTGGAAGATTGTTTCACATTCATTTGTTAGAATGTGTGTGGGCGCAATTATTTAACATTTCACATGTAATTAATGACAACAAATGGCCTATATAAGATTGTGAGAGAAGTATGACCTATTAAAGAAATACCAAAGACCACGAGGGGCACTTGAAAGAAcaggggagggaaaaaaataatcctATTAGCAAATTTATGAATATGATTTCTCCCCACATTGTTTGTATCCAGCAGACAGATGTTATCCTGGCATTCACAAGAATTtaactgcagtttcatagtcaGTCTGAGTTTTATATGTACCTTCTGTGTCCTGAGCCAGCTCGGTGTCCATGAACTTCCTCTTCCTGTCGCTGAGACACTTTGCTGCTTCCTGTGTGTGACATTTCTGCAGCAACGGAGAAAGGAATGAAACTCAGCACACATGCAGCAagacaacaaaaagaagaatATAAAATCGTAATGTTTCAAACTCACACTCTCAGGGACCACAAAGGGAACCTGCTGGTCATAAAAGCCCTCCATGGTGCAGGAGTCTTCACCCTGGAATGAGCAGTGAAGAAGTGATATACTTTGAACATACTGGAGTCATTAAGCAGACTAATTCTAAGTGTATCGTAGTCTATTTTTCCCCTACCAGGACTAGCCCCTCCATCCATACTACCATCATCCCTTTCACATGACTTGgcatgtttgtatttttctgcCCTCTGTGAGCCCAAAAGAGTGTTTACACTGGCTATAAAAGCCCAGTTGTCACAGAAGGCATTATGCAATCTGCAGTATGCAAATCTGACGTGAATAAACTGACGTGAAGCTGCGGAAGGAATCGCTCTTCCAAGGCTGATTTGAGGCAATAAAGAGAAAGCAGCTGAATAGTCAAATAAAACATGACGTCTTTTACTTTGGCTGTGCTGTGCCGACTTTAATGACGTACAGAGAAGCATATGTACAAAGAATGACAATGCTATGTTTGAAAAGACAGCAGTTAAAATGGTTTGACACTTTGCTTGCCAAGAGCTGGGATTAaagaagaaacatttaaaaacaaacaaacaaacaaaccaaaacacactTGTTCAGCTAATAATGCTAATATCTAATAACATTGctgcaactcagtgcatttagtcACGGTCAAGGTGACCAGCTGAAGTTCAAAGTGAACATtagaatggggaagaaatggAAGTTAAGTggctttgaatgtggcatggctGTAGGTGCGAGTATGTCAGAAACTGCTGAACTATAGGGTTTCCCCACACAATCGCCTCTAGAGTTTACTAAGGCTGTTTATGCTAGAGGTCAGAGGTGAATGACCAGACTGCTTCAATCTAATAAGGTGGCAACAAGTAAATCAAATAACCACTTGCTACAACCAAGGtgagcagaagagcatctctgaatgcacaacacctCAAACTGTGAAGCAGACgggcaacagcagcagaagaccacaccgagtGTTACTCCTGTCACCAGGAAACAGAGGCTAAAATTTGCACAGGTTAACCAAAATTAgacaagaggaaaaaacaggCTGCCTGATT
This window harbors:
- the LOC116321881 gene encoding ETS translocation variant 5-like, giving the protein MEGFYDQQVPFVVPESKCHTQEAAKCLSDRKRKFMDTELAQDTEELFQDLSQLQEIWIAEAQATDDEQFVPDFQSNNLMFHGLAASKVKREQSPSKDFSPCRMPQADMCLYSYSACEPALTPASTPAVQQRGSIHPTGPPPLQRQLQPSTPQLTNSCSPNHAPALSPSHLRNLPQANQSQQFAMPHPPIGSSSVSFNAEQRFQRQLSDPCLSFLPPKKTANTPYHPTIRDGRPMYQRHLSEPLVPHAPRGFKQELVDPRYPEPGPPTSGLARPQTAFNHVTIKQEPRDFGYDSEVQTCQSSSFEKSSALYQNNSAGFGPDREPCLYYDDTCVVPERLEGKVKQEGLPYQRRGSLQLWQFLLTLLDNPANAHLIIWTGRNMEFKLIDPEEVARLWGIQKNRPAMNYDKLSRSLRYYYEKGIMQKVAGERYVYKFVCNPEALFSMAFPDNQRPSLKPDPDAVLPPSEDEGPHLPSYEDDGPYLAEGTEQCIQRLGLPDGYPY